The sequence below is a genomic window from Carassius carassius chromosome 45, fCarCar2.1, whole genome shotgun sequence.
AATACATCTTTTTGATTTTCTAAAAGATTCATCCATGTAATTTTTTGTAGCCTGTAGTTTGTAAGTAAAATTTTAACTGTGAAACAACAGACTTCCCTCTGGTCATGTATGCCAGACTTCAATCATTTAGATCACTTAAAGCTTGCCAGTTTCTTAAAAGATCTGAAAAGAAGATCTGCTGCTTTCAAGTCATTGTGACTTTGAATATGTCTGCTATAGTGTTCACTGTCTTGCATTGTAGGATACATGGGAGCAGATCAGCTGGGTGCTGCACTGAAAGGTTGTGAAGTTGTTGTCATCCCTGCTGGTGTCCCAAGGAAGCCTGGTGGGTATATATTACCTCTGCTTTATATATTAAGTGCATTAAAGTCAGCATGGAATGGCATTTGTAACCCATTTTATTTGTGCATATGTGCAATATATGAATTCAACATAAACTATTGACTTAAACATACAAGGTCTTGGAGATGTAAATGGGCTCAATCATAAATCCAAAAATTGATAAAAACCCACCAGATTTTCTCAAGATTGTgcttttcgtgttttttttaggTATGACCCGTGATGATCTGTTTAACACCAATGCCACCATTGTGGCCACATTAACTGATGCTTGCGCCCGTCACTGTCCTCAGGCCATGATCTGCATCATTTCAAACCCAGTAAGTATAAGGTTTCAGGAGCCTTGCATTGCTGAGATCTTACTTCATACCTGCTCAAAAGTCACAAGGGTTTATAGCATTGTAAGATAATTATCTGTTATCCATTACGATAATTGATAAATGTtcctaaagaaaaatatattgcgTATTGAACTTTGATACTGTGAATTTCAGGTGAACTCCACCATCCCGATCACAGCAGAGGTGATGAAGAAACATGGCGTCTACAACCCCAACAGAGTCTTTGGTGTCACAACACTGGATATTGTCAGAGCAAACACTTTTGTTGCTGAGCTCAAAGTGAGTTCTATAAATACAAGATTGATAGAAGAAGAATTGATTTTTAAGTGCAGATTTAATGTCATCATCAGAAAATACTTTTGCACAGTCAGCCCATTGTCAGCATTGCTGTAATATTTCCAGGGCCTTGATCCCGCCAGAGTCAATGTGCCCGTTGTTGGAGGACATGCAGGAAAGACCATAATTCCTCTCATTTCACGGGTAAGGAAACCTGTTACTACctaaattctaatttatttaataagcatatgaacaatattatatCACAAAAAATAGCAAGACAAGCTGTGACCGGATATTTTGTTGTATGTTAgttgttgatttgttttgttttttcctgtgGCATTGCACTGcataaacccccccccccactgtgAAATCTAATCGGTTCAAAGTCCTATACCATGAACATCAAATAACTGATTGGCTGTGATTGCTTTAGGacagatttaaattttattttgtgttgttttcagTGTACTCCCAAGGTCGAGTTCCCTGCAGATCAGCTGTCTGCTCTGACAGGCAGGATCCAGGAAGCAGGAACTGAGGTTGTGAAGGCTAAAGCCGGTGCAGGTGAGAACTGAAGTTTTCTGTGATGTTTGgctgcttgtttgtttttgattaaGAACTCTGAAGATTGGTTCCTTCATTGGCAGCATTTTAATTGTGCGGATGCTCACTTTAGTGAAGTAAAATACCATTTAGAAGATCTGGAATATGAATTCAAATGTGTAAACTGAATGTATATCTTTTCATAGGCTCTGCCACTCTCTCAATGGCCTATGCTGGAGCCAGGTTCACATTCTCCCTTCTCGATGCCATGAATGGAAAAGAGGGCGTTGTTGAATGTGCATTTGTGAGATCTGAGGAGACCGAATGCAAATACTTCTCTACACCTCTCCTCCTCGGGGTAAATCTAGCTAGACCCTCTTTAGATGTTACTTCACCTTATTTTCAGATCATAGAAGGTCAAAGTAACAACCATAAACCAGTAAAATAGACTaggtttgttatttttttgtttttgttttaatgaacttaattaaaatttaattaactaTCTTTTCTTAGAAAAACGGCATTGAAAAGAACCTTGGTCTTGGCAAGCTCTCTGCGTTTGAGGAGAAGCTGGTAGCTGAAGCCATGGATGAACTGAAGGGCTCTATCAAGAAAGGAGAAGATTTTGTTGCAAACATGAAGTGATCTGCGCTTGTGGCACATTAccttgtgaaatgtaatttatttaataatctgGAGTCATTGTATGTCAACAAGGTttcccaaaaatgtattttcatcatGTTCAAAGACACTATCAGTCTTTGTACGATTAAAATGGGCAAATCCAACCATCAATAAAATGGTCTGTTTACCAACTCTATACGACTTTGCCTTTCAGTTGACTCAATGTTAAATTTGCTATTTTGCTATGAGATCCTTTTATTGacttgtattttgttgttgttgataactAGTTGCAATTTGAGTAACTCATAAATCAGTGTGAATTAATTTTACATAAACAGAAATGGCTCTGATTAATCCTGTTGtcagtgtgtgtatttttttttaaacaaagatccGTATTCTATTAATTCAAGTTTGtatgatttattcattaaaaaccGTATATGATGGCTGCAAATCTACCCCTTAGTTGTATCGTTTGAAAATGGGGTGCTGCATGCATGAAAGAATTTGAAAGCatcaccccccccccaaatatttTGTAACCATAACCAGCTAACATTTTAGAAACGtatgaaaattttataaatatcGAGTTTTATGTTTTTAACGTTTTCACATTTTCCAATTACAGTAGCATAAGCTGCCTTagtagaaattaaaataataatatatatatgtatgcatgtatgtatgtatatatatatatgtgtatatatgtatatatatacaagtcagctgatcatcaatcataattcTAAGGTTTCTTGCTGTTTTTAAAGGAGCTATGATTGATGTgactaacttgatggtgaaattgtgatgaaacgatgggtttgctggaaccacaagcagttctgtctaagcaaggttgagttgaaggtgatggtccatcatccagcgagaaatgtctgttagacaagctgagatgcgagtagctaccatcggatcatcaggatggaataagAGGTAGAGTGTCATCAGCAttgcagtggtatgaaaagccatgtttctgaatgacagaacctagtgatgccatgtagacagagaagagaagtggtccaaagtttcaaaagtaatatatatacatataaattcaagaatcggcttaaaacacatcttccatcattatttgaccctctaactttagcactcaccattctaattctattctttaaaaaaaaatctaactacctttctaatctttatttattatattacttaaaagccattgctacgtgtactgtgttaagctaactgagacttgttatagcacttatatatcattgctcgttttgtttttgattgcttccactgtcctcatttgtaagtcgctttgaataaaagcgtctgctaaatgattaaatgtaaatctaaatgaaacatgcagattattaaatatataattatccagtttattgtacttttaaaaaaatgtaatgggtTAGGACACGTTATCCAAAATGACTCTCTATTTTACTGGCATAAAACATAAACCATGCTTCCACCAAATTAGATAAATCAAAACAGGCTGATTTTTGTTGTGTATTCTGTACAAAAAAATTGTCAACGCTGAAAAAATACGTTTTCTAAATTCTTGTCTCACGTTGGCTTATTTGCGTAAGGTTTGCTCATTTGCATACGTGCGGACTCCTGCGGCCAATGCAATCACTCAGTACAGGCGGTTCGTACGAAAACATCGTCTCCGGTTCCACCACCGTACTAATTAGTCACATTTTCCGTTTCTGTTACTTTACTGTGCCAGTATATTAACATATAATTACACAAAACATTCCGAATTTAGACTGAAAGGTATTTTGGTGTACAAACCGTAGAATAATGGCAGAGGAGCGTTTGCGCGTGGTAGCGATTATTCACGCGCTCAAAGCTGTCGGTATCCGCGTGAAAAACTGGAAGAACTTTCTAAACGGAGATTCAAACGGTGAACAAACTTTTACTGaggtaaagacaaaaaaaaaaagtatgaaactCCATGCCTTTATTTGTAGCTTAAATATAAATCATCATTGTCATTCGTTGAATCTGTCTCTCAGGAGAGCGCGTCTCAACGCTTTGCTTTTAGCCGTGACCTGCACTTGCTCCCTCAACATGAACTGTCTGACATGGGTGGTACAGTACCTCAGTATGTGTAATaacttactttatttaaaaatgtaaacaataaagaaTAACCATGATTTTTTTACGTGGGAATCATGACAGTGGTTGACAGAAACCGAGGAACctgttttttgtgtttgtctgaTGTGCTTGCTGGTTTTCAGGTTCCTGGTGGAGGCCTGTGGGTATCTGTCACAACATCTGGATACAGAGGGTCTTTTCAGGAAAACTGGTTCACTGAGTCGTATTCGGGCTCTAAGGGTAAATTCCTTCATTAATAAGACTTTTTCATAACGCTAagtaattttgcatttaaaaaatatatacagtgatTTATTCTTTTAGAGGATGACCACATTTTCATTCAGGTACATGTTTTGACCTTTACATAATATgttcatatgtatttttttagttACGCAATTTTTACTCTGCTGGTCAAAGTTTGGAATTATAAAGTCTCTTGTGTttacccaggctgcatttatttaaacaaaaatacagttaaaactgtaatattgtgattgtttttttaaagaaaaaaattaattaacacaCCTTTTTCCCCAGCAAGGttgcattaagttgatcaaaagtgacaggaaagacatttgaAATGTTACAAACATTAGATTTCTATTACAAATTAATGCTGATGTTGagtaaagaatcctgaaaaattgtatcacagtttccacaaaaatattaagcagcaaaaactgttttcaatattgataataataagaatcatTATTAACTGAGAACAAATAATAATTGTacttgatcaccaaatcagcattagaatgatttctgaaggatcatgtggcactgaagactgaagtaatggctggaAAAAAAGACTTTTGCTATCACAGAAAtcaattccattttaaaatggaaAGCAGTTTTAATGCAAAGTGCTTCTATTTCATAGGCAGATCTGGAGCAGGGAAAGCCAGTATTCCTTCCCCCGCATGCATCCCTCCTGCAGCCCTCGGATGTTGCCTCTCTCATCAAGCAATTTTTACGTGAGCTGCCGTCTCCTCTCATCCCTACGGACCTCCAGATCCCTCTGATTCAGGCCCAGGGACTTGAGATGATACATGACCAGGAGGGAGCAAGAAACAGAACAACACTGCTCATAACAGCTCTGTTTCCTTCATCCCACGCTCGTGCTCTCAGATACCTCTGCACCTTTCTGCACCAAGTTGCAGAGaggttttacatttgattagagTTTGAAaatgcttgtttttctttttaaagtcttttatacTTGTTGGATTTGTGCATGTTATAGGAATATTCTCTTATTTTTCTgtaatcttaattttttattcaaatgtattatttttggtAATTGAGAGCATCCAACTGATGCTTTACATAGACATGCAGACAATGCAAAAGCTCATTCTTAGAGGTCAGTAATgatttagtactttttttttctcccccttATGTTCATGTCTTTGATCAGAGGCAGTGAAAATAGAATGGATGCTACCAGTCTGGCAGTTGTTATTGCTCCTAACCTGCTTCAGTCTCCAACACCACCTTGCAAACTCACTCTGGACACAGAGAAACATTTAGAACAGCAGACATCAGTGATCAAATCTCTTATTCTTCATGCAGATCGTATTGGTAAAGATGTATGAGATTTGTATAAATAATTGGTTATCTGGCCATTTGCTGGTTTAAGCATCcttttattttgtgtaaacttgtgCATGAACTTTGTATATCAGGTGTTGTTCCATTGTGTGTGCTGGAGGCATCAAAAGCAACATTGAGAACTGAGACGCCCTCTCCTGCAGGTGGCGCTATGTTTAGTAAGAGGACAGGACTCAGTGTTTACAGAAGCCTGAGAAGACAACGGAGGCGAAGTGTTGGTGGTGAGATTTCGATGATAAATACATGGTGTCATTCttgattttaatcaaatttatatattttattactaatttatttaataattcatatgaaAATTATATTAATCTAAGTATCcagaaaaaagtataaaaaatatttaggagcacaactgttttctacattaaacAGTGTAAAAATGTTGCCTCAggctatacatacatgcatatatatatatatatatataaaaattctgtTTCAGAAATATTCGTAGATGCTTTATCCAAACTGAAGCCATGTCGTACTCTTACTGGACCACTGATAGTTTTAGATGTCACACCAGGTGAGCCACTATATTTTTGTATGGCAAGTGCCTTCATATAAATTAGTATCTCCTTATAAAAAATACTTTGGATCTCTGCAGTGACTCCTCTCTCAAAAAGCCCCACCCCTCAATCACCAGTTACAGTCAAACGCAAAGCCACTGAGGAATCACTTCCTGAACTTGAAGGGTCTGCAAGGAAAAGGTGATTTGCGACTTACCTGATATCAGTGGTGCCCGATTGTAAGAAGACTTCAGATTACTTGCAGGTAATgtattgtgtgttttttgttcagGCGGTCTCTGCATGACCTAAGAGAGGACACACTGACACCCATCACCCAGCCAGAAGGTAAGTCTATTTATGTGTGGATTTTAACAGCTCATCTCGTTATTGTTTCAGAATATTAACACAGCAAGGTTGCTTTGCATACATCTGCTAGAATGTGTAAGCAGTCATAGTCCCCTGGAAGAAAAGTGTAGAAAAGAAGATCCCATTCCCACCACTTCTAAAAAGAGAAACCAATTAAAAGAGAAGCGGAAATCACTTGGGTATCGTGACTGCATTCTACACTATACTAACATTATCAAACCATTTGTGCATGAATTCTAATGTACAAATAGGAGCAGTCAGGGTTATCTGTTTTGGGGTTTTCAGGCCTCCAGCACGAGAAGAAAAGGTGCATCGGAGAAGAAAATCTCTCAGATTTTTCACTGAGTCCAGTGGCAACAACAGTAAccctgtgtgtgttttattttatttttttgattgtttgttttttaactaaCTAATTGCCATCTTTTTTTGCCtgtgattttagtttttacttgGTTTTAACTATAGTTTTTCCCCATTCTCCTTTTCATTATTCAATACTTATAGCTTTCAGTTACACCAAACCACAAAGACCCTGAAAACTGTTTAGAAGAACACCAAGAACAGCCTGACAGTAAAAGTGGTTCACCACTTACAAATGCTGATGTTTCTCCAAAGACACCACTTATCCTCATTGATGGACCAGGAGGAGGTTTGGATCAGTCTTTATGTATTTACTATTGGCTGAATCATGAATATTAGTACATGCTATAAATCTTTTCCTGTTCTCTTTTGTTGTCTTGCAGTAGTTGTTGAGAATGAGGTGGATGATGACCCGGATCTTCTCAACTGCACTTTTGCTGAAAACCCTAATGACTGTCTAAACATAGTTTCTCAAGTATCTTGCATTCAAAGACAGAACAGTGAGCAACCCAGTGATGATGAATCCTGGACTGTACTCGAAACTGAGGACTTTGTGCAGTTAGGACAATGTGAGGTAATACAATCTGTCACTCAAAACAAGGTGTCTCAGATAAATGCAAGCACAGAAGTAGTGAATGAACGAGAGGTGAAGCAGCCAGAAGACCAGCCTCGTAAAAAGTCCAAAAAAGTGAAGAAGAGCTCTAAGAACCGATCCTGTCCTCGTAGATCCATAAGCCTACCTGAGGTGACATTGGAGTTGTGTACTAATGAGATGCCTGAGTTGGAAAAAGAAGTTGGTAGAGCGGAAACTGAGATGGATAATGCTGTCTGGCCAATGTTTGCAAGTCCCACCCTTTCAAATGAGCAGGAAAATGTAGCCATGGAGAAGGTGTGTGTCAAAGAAATGCAAGAGGCCAAAGTTAAAACTTTTAAGAATTATAAGCAAGACAAAATGACAGATTCAACTGTTGGTTTCAAAAGACCCCATCTGCGTTTGTCCATGGCTGAGCGACTTAGAGGCTTTAGTGCTTTGACCTTGCTTCTCCGGACATCACGCACGGCACCTCAGTTTCAGGAGAAACCACAGGAAGCCCTTCAGAGGGGACCCCCGCGTCTCCGGAGACAAGGTGCTCGAAGGTTCAGTCGTTCTTTCAGTCATGAGGGAGTGCCAGAGAGACCACTAGAGCAGAGCCCTGTGGGATCTCCACCAGTAAATCAGGCTTTTATAGGTATACACGATGCTAGCCCTGATTCAGGTGTGGAGTCGTTTGATCATGAGCCGATTATTGATTTTAAACATCAAGAGGTGTGcaagatttcacaatattacactaAAGTTCCAGTGACAAAAGATGTGGATGTGAATTCTCTGAGCTCGTTGGGAAATCCAAACAAAGATCCATGTTTGCCCACAAGAGACAAAACTAAAAATCAGTTTCCCTGCAAGCAAACAGAGCAGGATGTCAAGGAACTTGACCTTCATAAACTATTGGATCAGAAGTGCCACATTGGTGGTCATAGTGAAGACGATCATCAAGATTCAAGTGTTCCTGCAGAAACTCTTACACCCGATCTTGCGTCTCCAATGTTCTTCCAGCAGACGGTGCCATTGAAACCCTTTGAAGACACAAGCTCAGTCGAAGACTTCAAAACGGATCAAGTCTCTCCTCTAAATGGAAGTGAAAAGGAAACTGCCTCATGGCTGAATGCCAGTCCTCCATTTGTGTTTCCAAATTTTGCTCCTTTGTCATTTGTTGGTGTGATTTCTGAAAATGACACATGTAACCGGTCACCTTGCGATCTCTCCCCTCCAGCCTTTCAGTTCAGGCATGTGACCGCAAGGAGGCATTACAGAGATTCTCCCCGCTGGCCCTCACATGAGGTGCGAATGTCTGCTTGGAACCCGTTACCACTTTAAacgtttcttttcatttttattggttaaataaatattagttcCCAATGACTGGGATCTGACATTGGATTgtataatcatttattatttatggaacaatgcttttatttgtgtttttatgtttgtgaGCGGTCACAAATTTTCTTTGTTCTTAATAAAATCAATTTCAGTAgttaaattttttgttgttgtttttatagaaGATCAGTTTATTAAATTTTCTCTTAGAAACTGAATAACAAAATATTGAGTACTTAAATTTTTTACAAGCTGAGGTACTTTTACTTTATTGTCATTAAATTTTTGTATCTCAAGCACTGATCGAGTTAAGAGAAGGCATTAAAAAGGAAGGTTCAATGTCACTCATTAAATAAAAGCTTCAGTCCCTGTTGTCATAAAAAGATGTTAACAACAGTATATTTAATTATGAAGTAGCTAAAACAAACAAAGTGATAACATTAGTTTAATGAAGCTGGTGCTCCTCCCCTCTAGTGAGGGGAAACTAGAGAAAGTGGAGCTGCCTGTCAATCTCTCTCAACCACATTCATCAGAGCCGGAGACTCCCAGTACTCCCACACAAACCGGCAATCTGCCGTCTTGAGTGTAAAAAGGAAAGAGAAGGGACCACATCCTGACATCTGTACGGCAAGTAGATCTTCTGCACCATGGCAGAaggagcagagggagaggaggaaatCCAGTTCTTACGAACAGTGAGTTCTACTTGACAATACCATACCTCTGATTAATTTGCATAACTATACCTTATAGTAAGAATGTGatgatacattttatataatacacgGTATATTACGCTTtagaaatattttgaatgaatgtaAATCACAAGAAATTCTTGTTTGAAGTGGGGAAATCTTGAACACGACGCTTTTTATATTGTTAAAGTTGACCACATTTTGACAGCTTTTCTCATGCCATTTTTATGGATGTTTTTGGAAGAATGTGGAGTGACATGACCAGGTGTGAGTCTTTGTTGTCTATTTATACAAGGTCCAGTGCAGAGGTTAGATTGTCACTGTTTGAAACAAGATTTTACACTTTACACTGTTCACAGAAAGAATCATGAAGGCAACATACTGCCAAgactaaaatataaattagacTGTAGACTAAATGTGCAGGGTGAATACTGTATATGAATTTAGGATGTAAGTATGAGGTCCATTGCTGCTATAATATATGGTTGCACTCTACTGTATATTGTCACACTTCTGTGGACAGAGGAGCCCATCCTTGACCTTAGTGTTGTACATGCCTGACCTGGTTGTGTTGGGGTTATGTCAACATGAGCTTGACATTAGTTGTTCTTGCCAGAGCTAAAACTATCCTGTCATTGATTGACTGAAAGATTTTCATAGATCGAGATAACTAGTGCTGTTCTACTGTTGTTTGTGATGCTCTGAGTCTATATACAGAGATGGGATTAGCAGCTTTCTGGGCTTGTCCTTAACCAACACCTGTTTGTTTCAGTCTATTTAAAAAGTCTGTTACATGTCCTTCTACTTTTATGACAGCCTCTAGAGTTTTTCAGTTCATATTTAGTGCTTTGTTTGATTAATCGGAACATTTCAAGAACATAATTTAACCGTGAATAAGTAAGTGAAGAaactacactaccagtcaaaagtttggagacaattttaatttgtttcttgTGATCTGAAAGTCTTCTGAAATTCTTGAAATtaagtttgaaattaaatttgtGACAACAAATATAACTTGTATGTGATTCTTGTGATGaaaagtcagttttttttaatcgTGTTAAAAACAAGTTGTAATTGATGgtgaaagaaaaatatttatatgattttaCTATTATTCTAAACTGTGCATGTGTGTCCGAACTTTTGACTTGTATATGTATTTCAGGATtcagaaaattttttaatttaaagttttattcTGGAGTGATTGTTCAAAAGGAGTCAGATGGCCGTTCTCTCGTTTAGACTCTGTGCTAATGATCTTTTGACTGTCATTAATAAACAGACATTTGTTCGTGGCTCAGTTTCCAGTCAGCACTGTTGGTTGATATGTCGTGATGTATTCTGGCTCGAGAAAATTGCATGTAGCAGGTGCTATAGCCTGAAATAGAGGGACCGAGAATGAGGAGGAGGCCAGGAGAGACAAGTAGGGGAGAAAGCTGATGGAAAAAGAATTTAATGTTTGTGTCACTGTAATTTCATAGCATGGCTAATGTTTCAAAAAGTgacatgataaaataaaataaaaaagtgttctaaatatttttctttttacatgtaGATTTTTGTGACCTTGTGTTAATTGATTACATTGAGTACTTTTAAGTAACTTTATAATATCTAAGTTTACACATTCCCATAAATGtaaaaacctaaataaataaatacaattgtaaaaaatgtattcagtcttcagtgtcacatgaatcttcagaaatcattctaatatgctaatttcctACTTAAGATGTTGAAAATGTACTTAAGATGTTGAAAAtggctttattattttttttccagaaatc
It includes:
- the LOC132127325 gene encoding malate dehydrogenase, mitochondrial, translating into MFSRIARPTTTLVRSLSTSSQHNAKVAVLGASGGIGQPLSLLLKNSPLVSELSLYDIAHTPGVASDLSHIETRATVTGYMGADQLGAALKGCEVVVIPAGVPRKPGMTRDDLFNTNATIVATLTDACARHCPQAMICIISNPVNSTIPITAEVMKKHGVYNPNRVFGVTTLDIVRANTFVAELKGLDPARVNVPVVGGHAGKTIIPLISRCTPKVEFPADQLSALTGRIQEAGTEVVKAKAGAGSATLSMAYAGARFTFSLLDAMNGKEGVVECAFVRSEETECKYFSTPLLLGKNGIEKNLGLGKLSAFEEKLVAEAMDELKGSIKKGEDFVANMK
- the LOC132127464 gene encoding rho GTPase-activating protein gacJ-like translates to MAEERLRVVAIIHALKAVGIRVKNWKNFLNGDSNGEQTFTEESASQRFAFSRDLHLLPQHELSDMGGTVPQFLVEACGYLSQHLDTEGLFRKTGSLSRIRALRADLEQGKPVFLPPHASLLQPSDVASLIKQFLRELPSPLIPTDLQIPLIQAQGLEMIHDQEGARNRTTLLITALFPSSHARALRYLCTFLHQVAERGSENRMDATSLAVVIAPNLLQSPTPPCKLTLDTEKHLEQQTSVIKSLILHADRIGVVPLCVLEASKATLRTETPSPAGGAMFSKRTGLSVYRSLRRQRRRSVGEIFVDALSKLKPCRTLTGPLIVLDVTPVTPLSKSPTPQSPVTVKRKATEESLPELEGSARKRRSLHDLREDTLTPITQPEECVSSHSPLEEKCRKEDPIPTTSKKRNQLKEKRKSLGPPAREEKVHRRRKSLRFFTESSGNNSNPLSVTPNHKDPENCLEEHQEQPDSKSGSPLTNADVSPKTPLILIDGPGGVVVENEVDDDPDLLNCTFAENPNDCLNIVSQVSCIQRQNSEQPSDDESWTVLETEDFVQLGQCEVIQSVTQNKVSQINASTEVVNEREVKQPEDQPRKKSKKVKKSSKNRSCPRRSISLPEVTLELCTNEMPELEKEVGRAETEMDNAVWPMFASPTLSNEQENVAMEKVCVKEMQEAKVKTFKNYKQDKMTDSTVGFKRPHLRLSMAERLRGFSALTLLLRTSRTAPQFQEKPQEALQRGPPRLRRQGARRFSRSFSHEGVPERPLEQSPVGSPPVNQAFIGIHDASPDSGVESFDHEPIIDFKHQEVCKISQYYTKVPVTKDVDVNSLSSLGNPNKDPCLPTRDKTKNQFPCKQTEQDVKELDLHKLLDQKCHIGGHSEDDHQDSSVPAETLTPDLASPMFFQQTVPLKPFEDTSSVEDFKTDQVSPLNGSEKETASWLNASPPFVFPNFAPLSFVGVISENDTCNRSPCDLSPPAFQFRHVTARRHYRDSPRWPSHEVRMSAWNPLPL